A stretch of the Actinomyces qiguomingii genome encodes the following:
- a CDS encoding glycoside hydrolase family 32 protein, with the protein MHVASRLQRLLRPVAVAAALGLAAVGSAASLPAASAAAEPAQAPAADPWRPLAHYTPQTNWMNDPNGLVYVDGEYHMFYQYNPEGTQWGNMSWGHAVSTDLVHWEELDVAIPYTDDYGVFSGSAVYDEHNTSGLGTADNPPLVAVWTRADNHNGNQSQSLAYSTDSGRTWTTYNNGDPVLDIGSTEFRDPKVFWDEAAGRWTMVVALSADHQVAFYSSDNLIDWTRRSTFGPMGDTSAVWECPDLFPMALDGDPNNVKWVLSLSVAGMGRYFTGEWDGTAFTADELPAYTGEGTVLEDWESGTYDGWTTSGTAFGDAPASGDAAGHVGSYYADSWGSGDADTGTLTSSPFIIERDYLNLLIGGGNHPYDATATGDDGGGRLLTGFDAGHWEGWTVTGNAFGDAPLTGTAPGQQELINMRGTGVLNSFYDATTGQGTDASTGTATSPEFTIDADYLNLLIGGGNHPEADAGGATVVQLLVDGQMVRTATGRNLEELNWQSWDVRDLRGSTARVHVIDANTSGWGHILLDEVRLSDRAATTIPNNTSVNVVVDGEVVASATGPQSGTLDWAGLDLRQWKGRQATIVIEDYNQTSEWGHLLVDTIVASDIAGFSQNQAMPYLDHGRDYYAAVTWNGAPDGERYTVAWMANWDYAGAVPPGPWRTAMTTPRRLELHSLDGAPRLTAEPVAGIESLYTGDAVVLDGTAIPEGTTALDDTVAGTSLDISLTLDPASATTSGVVVHAADGQGTAVGYDAKAGEVYLDRTASGVTSFSTVFPSVERAAVSPDADGRVRLRVLVDASSVEVFAAEGAVTITDVVYPEPGAAGVSLFADGGEATATQLRIRHLSDYRDDSPGPTPSPSPSAAPGATPTAAPTGAATSPGASATPGVPSAGTSTGPSAAPSGQVAAPGGGGGPLARTGVATPLLVLMALATVAAGVALQALRSRN; encoded by the coding sequence ATGCACGTCGCTTCACGATTACAACGACTGCTTCGACCTGTGGCCGTCGCGGCGGCGCTCGGATTGGCCGCCGTCGGCTCGGCCGCATCGCTGCCCGCCGCCTCGGCCGCCGCCGAGCCCGCCCAGGCCCCGGCTGCCGATCCCTGGCGCCCTCTGGCCCACTACACACCGCAGACCAACTGGATGAATGATCCCAACGGCCTGGTGTATGTGGACGGGGAGTACCACATGTTCTACCAGTACAACCCCGAGGGCACCCAGTGGGGCAACATGTCCTGGGGGCATGCGGTGTCCACCGACCTGGTGCACTGGGAGGAGCTCGACGTCGCCATCCCCTACACGGACGACTACGGGGTGTTCTCGGGCTCGGCCGTCTACGACGAGCACAACACCTCCGGCCTGGGAACCGCCGACAACCCGCCACTGGTGGCGGTGTGGACACGGGCCGACAACCACAACGGCAACCAGTCCCAGTCCCTGGCCTACTCAACGGACTCCGGCCGCACCTGGACCACCTACAACAATGGCGACCCGGTGTTGGATATCGGTTCCACCGAGTTCCGCGATCCCAAGGTGTTCTGGGACGAAGCTGCCGGGCGGTGGACGATGGTGGTGGCCCTGTCCGCCGACCACCAGGTGGCCTTCTACTCCTCGGACAACCTGATCGACTGGACCCGGCGGTCCACCTTCGGTCCCATGGGTGACACGAGCGCTGTGTGGGAGTGCCCCGACCTGTTCCCCATGGCGCTGGACGGCGACCCGAATAATGTCAAATGGGTGCTGTCGCTCAGCGTGGCCGGCATGGGCCGGTACTTTACGGGCGAATGGGACGGCACCGCCTTCACCGCCGATGAGCTTCCCGCCTACACCGGTGAGGGCACCGTCCTGGAGGACTGGGAGTCCGGCACCTACGACGGCTGGACCACTTCCGGCACCGCCTTCGGCGACGCCCCGGCCTCCGGGGACGCCGCCGGACACGTCGGCTCCTACTACGCCGACTCCTGGGGCTCGGGCGACGCCGACACCGGCACGCTGACCTCTTCACCCTTCATCATTGAGCGGGACTACCTCAACCTATTGATCGGCGGCGGCAACCATCCTTATGACGCCACTGCAACCGGCGACGACGGCGGCGGAAGACTCCTGACCGGCTTCGACGCCGGCCACTGGGAGGGGTGGACCGTTACCGGCAACGCTTTCGGCGACGCCCCACTGACCGGCACCGCGCCCGGGCAGCAGGAGCTGATCAATATGCGGGGCACGGGCGTACTGAATTCCTTCTACGACGCCACCACCGGCCAGGGCACCGACGCCTCCACGGGCACCGCCACCTCCCCGGAGTTCACCATTGACGCCGACTATCTCAACCTGTTGATCGGTGGCGGCAACCATCCCGAGGCGGATGCCGGCGGCGCCACGGTGGTGCAGTTGCTGGTGGACGGCCAGATGGTGCGCACCGCCACCGGTCGCAACCTGGAGGAGCTGAACTGGCAGAGCTGGGACGTGCGCGATCTGCGCGGATCCACCGCCAGGGTGCATGTGATCGACGCGAACACCTCCGGCTGGGGGCACATCCTGCTCGACGAGGTGCGACTGTCCGACCGCGCCGCCACCACAATCCCCAACAACACCTCCGTCAATGTGGTGGTCGACGGCGAGGTCGTGGCCTCGGCCACAGGCCCCCAGTCCGGCACCCTAGACTGGGCGGGCCTGGATCTGCGCCAGTGGAAGGGTCGGCAGGCCACCATAGTCATTGAGGACTACAACCAGACCTCAGAGTGGGGCCACCTGCTGGTGGACACGATCGTCGCCTCCGACATCGCCGGGTTCAGCCAGAACCAGGCTATGCCCTACCTGGATCACGGGCGCGACTACTACGCCGCCGTCACCTGGAACGGGGCGCCCGACGGCGAGCGCTACACGGTCGCCTGGATGGCCAACTGGGACTATGCGGGCGCCGTCCCGCCCGGCCCTTGGCGCACCGCCATGACCACGCCGCGCCGACTGGAGCTGCACTCGCTGGACGGTGCGCCCCGGCTGACTGCCGAGCCCGTGGCCGGCATCGAATCGCTGTACACCGGTGATGCGGTGGTCCTGGACGGCACCGCGATCCCCGAGGGCACCACCGCTCTCGACGACACCGTCGCGGGCACTTCCCTGGACATCTCCCTCACCCTGGACCCGGCCTCGGCGACCACCAGCGGCGTCGTCGTGCATGCGGCCGACGGGCAGGGCACCGCAGTCGGCTACGACGCCAAGGCGGGGGAGGTCTACCTGGACCGCACCGCTTCCGGTGTCACCAGCTTCTCTACGGTCTTCCCGAGTGTGGAGCGCGCGGCGGTCAGTCCCGATGCGGACGGCAGGGTGCGGTTGCGGGTGCTGGTGGATGCCTCCTCGGTGGAAGTGTTCGCCGCTGAGGGGGCGGTGACCATCACCGACGTCGTCTACCCCGAACCCGGTGCGGCGGGCGTGTCCCTGTTCGCCGACGGCGGCGAGGCCACGGCGACCCAGCTGCGCATACGGCACTTGTCGGACTACCGGGATGACTCCCCCGGGCCGACGCCGTCGCCGTCGCCGTCCGCGGCGCCGGGCGCGACCCCCACGGCCGCGCCCACAGGGGCTGCCACTTCACCCGGAGCCTCCGCCACCCCGGGCGTTCCGAGCGCAGGGACTTCAACAGGTCCGTCGGCCGCGCCGTCCGGTCAGGTGGCCGCACCCGGAGGAGGGGGCGGTCCGTTGGCACGCACGGGTGTCGCCACGCCGCTGCTCGTGCTTATGGCGCTGGCAACAGTCGCTGCGGGAGTGGCCCTACAGGCCCTGCGGAGCCGCAACTGA
- a CDS encoding helix-turn-helix domain-containing protein, with translation MPGAPVPARVDAPVKQGLLELVDYATGQGWTVAKACEVLGLAERRYRRWKRRQNGVGLADARPGAAVNALMPCEIEAIVDAFETFGALRV, from the coding sequence ATGCCCGGTGCCCCGGTCCCCGCCCGGGTGGATGCGCCCGTCAAACAGGGGCTTTTGGAGCTGGTGGACTACGCCACCGGTCAGGGCTGGACCGTGGCTAAGGCCTGTGAGGTCCTGGGACTGGCCGAGCGACGCTACCGGCGCTGGAAACGGCGCCAGAACGGGGTAGGACTGGCCGACGCCCGGCCTGGCGCCGCTGTCAATGCCCTGATGCCGTGCGAGATCGAGGCGATTGTGGACGCCTTCGAGACTTTCGGGGCTCTTCGTGTTTGA
- a CDS encoding integrase core domain-containing protein yields MFWASASTVRRVLNDHELRFRHPARPARSKRRPFPDWATYKPNSIWIYDSTHFTACGMTVLIIEDLVSRKWITHVVSSEETHHQVRLAFEQALDAEGLLEAALERAQALKRRLTLDGDDELTPILLAVSDNGSQMIAANTRRFMAMVAIAQHFGRPATPTDQAWIESLNGTLKAEWPHLLAITDPAVLRAELDSVRTEYNSQRLHSGIGYVTPLDEHTGRGPAIRKARQEGLKRAAQQRLAYNRKQRDNQTNQEDHDDV; encoded by the coding sequence TTGTTCTGGGCGTCGGCCTCCACCGTCCGCAGGGTCCTGAATGACCACGAGCTTCGGTTCAGGCATCCCGCCCGGCCAGCGCGCTCCAAGCGTCGTCCGTTCCCCGACTGGGCGACGTACAAGCCCAACTCGATCTGGATCTACGACTCCACTCACTTCACCGCCTGCGGCATGACTGTGCTGATCATCGAGGATCTGGTCTCACGCAAGTGGATCACCCATGTGGTCTCCAGCGAGGAGACCCACCACCAGGTCCGCCTCGCCTTCGAGCAGGCCCTGGACGCCGAAGGCCTGCTCGAGGCCGCCCTGGAACGAGCCCAGGCCCTGAAGCGCCGGCTGACGCTTGACGGAGACGATGAACTGACCCCGATCCTGTTGGCGGTGTCCGACAACGGCTCCCAGATGATTGCTGCCAACACCCGCAGGTTCATGGCCATGGTCGCCATCGCCCAGCACTTCGGACGGCCGGCGACTCCGACCGACCAGGCCTGGATCGAGTCCCTCAACGGAACACTCAAGGCCGAGTGGCCTCACCTGCTGGCAATCACCGATCCCGCTGTCCTGAGGGCCGAACTCGACTCTGTGCGCACCGAGTACAACAGCCAGCGCTTGCACTCCGGAATCGGCTACGTCACACCCCTGGACGAGCACACCGGGCGCGGGCCGGCCATCCGCAAGGCCCGCCAGGAAGGCCTGAAACGGGCCGCTCAGCAGCGCCTTGCCTACAACCGCAAACAACGAGACAATCAAACCAACCAAGAAGACCACGATGATGTCTGA
- a CDS encoding IS1/IS1595 family N-terminal zinc-binding domain-containing protein — MRAVRTRSPRARLCPICQTPMKKSGRTAAGTRRWKCTACRSSTTAPRPPSPGRAEQAVLGEFIDWATGSRSQADISGGSGRAFRRRTAWCWDIPVPKPPVTGEVYSQIFIDGMWLAHKWVLLVARSPTHVIAWQWAASESAAAYQALLADLAPPDLATTDGAGGALKAIAATWPGTPIQRCLIHVHRDTVRDLTHHPKTTPGKALLRHSRKLLTCFSVNVRLGRLDQTSSWSSWLV; from the coding sequence GTGCGTGCCGTGAGAACACGGTCCCCACGAGCAAGACTCTGCCCGATCTGCCAGACCCCGATGAAGAAGTCCGGCCGCACCGCCGCAGGCACCAGGCGGTGGAAGTGCACCGCCTGCCGGTCCTCAACCACCGCGCCGCGCCCACCCTCGCCGGGTAGGGCCGAACAGGCGGTGCTGGGCGAATTCATCGACTGGGCGACCGGCAGCCGCTCCCAGGCCGACATCTCCGGTGGTAGCGGCAGGGCGTTTCGCCGCCGGACGGCCTGGTGCTGGGACATCCCAGTACCCAAGCCGCCGGTCACCGGCGAGGTGTACTCCCAGATCTTCATCGACGGGATGTGGCTGGCCCACAAATGGGTGCTCCTGGTGGCCCGCAGTCCCACGCACGTGATCGCCTGGCAGTGGGCCGCGTCCGAGAGCGCGGCGGCCTACCAGGCGCTGCTAGCCGACCTGGCCCCGCCCGACCTGGCAACCACCGACGGGGCCGGCGGCGCCTTGAAGGCCATCGCCGCCACCTGGCCGGGCACTCCCATCCAGCGGTGTCTGATCCACGTGCACCGCGACACCGTCCGTGACCTGACCCACCATCCCAAGACCACCCCCGGCAAGGCCCTACTACGCCACTCCCGCAAACTGCTGACCTGTTTCAGCGTTAATGTCCGCTTGGGGCGGTTGGATCAGACATCATCGTGGTCTTCTTGGTTGGTTTGA
- a CDS encoding TetR/AcrR family transcriptional regulator: MSVSPAHHPAAPIAANTPASSGGRWRGPGRPPAGSEDKRERILNEAVALFGAHGYAGTSLADIAAAAEISKAGLLHHFTSKEALFAKVLERRDREDRANLLGDDALKDDPWRLLDAFTTLVEHNTHHRELVAIYTATTPAVLTAEHPAHAWLARHLSDSIAQIEESLERGKLAGTVRPEAPSRLIARSVVALSDGLQIQWLCATTPDTAAARSVATGMVEEMRLYVADLEQRWRIA; this comes from the coding sequence ATGTCTGTAAGCCCGGCTCATCATCCCGCCGCCCCGATAGCGGCCAACACTCCCGCGTCTTCGGGTGGGCGTTGGCGCGGGCCGGGGCGCCCGCCGGCCGGCAGCGAGGACAAGCGCGAACGTATCCTCAACGAGGCCGTCGCCCTGTTTGGCGCTCACGGCTACGCGGGTACATCGCTTGCGGATATCGCCGCCGCGGCCGAGATCTCCAAGGCCGGGCTGTTGCATCACTTCACCTCCAAGGAGGCGCTGTTCGCCAAGGTGTTGGAACGGCGGGACCGTGAGGATCGGGCTAATCTCCTGGGCGACGACGCGCTTAAGGACGACCCCTGGCGGCTGCTGGATGCCTTCACCACCTTGGTTGAGCACAACACCCACCACCGTGAACTGGTGGCCATCTACACGGCCACCACCCCCGCGGTCCTGACGGCCGAGCACCCGGCGCACGCCTGGCTCGCCCGTCACCTGTCCGATTCCATTGCGCAGATCGAAGAGAGCCTAGAGCGCGGAAAGCTTGCCGGCACGGTGCGGCCCGAGGCGCCCTCCCGACTGATTGCGCGCTCGGTGGTGGCCCTGTCCGACGGGCTGCAGATCCAGTGGCTGTGCGCCACTACGCCCGACACGGCCGCGGCGCGGAGCGTCGCCACTGGGATGGTCGAAGAGATGCGCCTGTACGTGGCCGACCTCGAGCAGCGCTGGCGTATCGCCTAA
- the clpB gene encoding ATP-dependent chaperone ClpB has product MDTNFTTRSQEAISGAMQAAAAAGNPQVDSAHLLAELLAQTDGVAAGLLAAVVPDAAARQAVGAATRRVLTSLPASSGSSVTQPQPSRAFLAALEAAGKEAKQLGDEYVSTEHLLIGLAAGNPAADPVAKLLADAGATAPSLREALPQVRGSARVTSPNPEGTYKSLEKYGTDLTGAAREGKLDPVIGRDAEIRRVVQVLSRRTKNNPVLIGEPGVGKTAVVEGLAQRIVAGDVPDSLRGKRLVALDLAGMVAGAKYRGEFEERLKAVLKEIKDSDGEIVTFIDELHTVVGAGGGSEGAMDAGNMLKPMLARGELRLVGATTLDEYREHVEKDPALERRFQQVYVGEPSVDDTVAILRGVAPKYEAHHQVTISDGALVAAATLSDRYISGRQLPDKAIDLIDEAASRLRMELDSSPVEIDELRRRVDRMRMEESYLADSLSSERGGDSDPAAVDRLERLRAELADASERLASLNARWEAEKAGHNKVGELRAQLDELRTKADLAEREGRFEEAGRLRYGEMPALEKQIRDAEAADTTVVGPDGIEREGAAPEPMIAEKVGPTEIAEVISAWTGIPVGKLMQGEQAKLLRMEEVIGERLIGQRAAVTAVADAVRRSRAGVSDPDRPTGSFLFLGPTGVGKTELAKALADFLFDDERAIVRIDMSEYSEKHSVARLVGAPPGYVGYEEGGQLTEAVRRRPYSVVLLDEVEKAHPEVFDILLQVLDDGRLTDGQGRTVDFRNTILVLTSNLGSQFLIDPLLSPDEKRESVMTAVRGAFKPEFLNRLDDTLIFDALTKEELGKIVDIQLARMSERLANRRLTLTVTDAAREWLADEGYDPSFGARPLRRLVQREIGDRLAKMLLAGEVLDGQEVVVDVSPEGVLAGLALSARGEAWAPSAATPMG; this is encoded by the coding sequence ATGGACACCAACTTCACCACCCGCTCACAGGAGGCGATCTCCGGGGCCATGCAAGCGGCCGCCGCCGCGGGCAACCCGCAGGTCGACTCCGCCCACCTGCTTGCTGAGCTGCTGGCCCAGACCGACGGTGTTGCTGCCGGACTGCTCGCCGCCGTCGTCCCCGACGCCGCGGCCCGCCAGGCCGTGGGCGCGGCCACCCGCCGCGTCCTGACCTCGCTGCCGGCCAGCTCCGGCTCCTCGGTCACCCAGCCGCAGCCATCGCGCGCCTTCCTGGCCGCCCTGGAGGCCGCCGGCAAGGAGGCCAAGCAGCTGGGAGACGAGTACGTCTCCACCGAGCACCTGCTCATCGGCCTGGCTGCCGGCAACCCCGCGGCCGACCCCGTCGCCAAACTGCTGGCCGACGCCGGCGCCACCGCCCCGAGCCTGCGCGAGGCCCTGCCGCAGGTGCGCGGCTCCGCCCGCGTCACCTCACCCAATCCCGAGGGCACCTACAAGTCCCTGGAGAAGTACGGCACGGACCTAACCGGAGCCGCCCGTGAGGGCAAGCTTGACCCGGTGATCGGCCGCGACGCCGAGATCCGCCGGGTGGTGCAGGTGCTGTCGCGTCGTACCAAGAACAACCCCGTCCTGATCGGTGAGCCCGGCGTCGGCAAGACCGCCGTCGTGGAGGGACTGGCCCAGCGCATCGTCGCCGGCGACGTCCCCGACTCCCTGCGTGGCAAGCGCCTCGTGGCCCTGGACCTGGCGGGTATGGTCGCCGGCGCCAAGTACCGCGGCGAGTTCGAGGAGCGCCTGAAGGCGGTGCTGAAGGAGATCAAGGACTCCGACGGCGAGATTGTCACCTTCATCGACGAGCTGCATACCGTCGTCGGCGCGGGCGGCGGTTCCGAGGGCGCCATGGACGCCGGCAACATGCTCAAGCCCATGCTGGCACGCGGCGAGCTACGCCTGGTGGGTGCCACCACGCTGGATGAGTACCGCGAGCACGTGGAGAAGGACCCCGCCCTGGAGCGCCGCTTCCAGCAGGTGTACGTGGGTGAGCCCTCGGTGGATGACACGGTTGCGATCCTGCGCGGCGTCGCCCCCAAGTACGAGGCCCACCACCAGGTCACTATTTCCGACGGCGCGCTTGTGGCCGCCGCCACGCTGTCCGACCGCTATATCTCCGGCCGGCAGCTGCCCGACAAGGCCATCGACCTGATCGATGAGGCCGCCTCCCGGCTGCGCATGGAACTGGACTCCAGCCCCGTGGAGATCGACGAGCTGCGCCGTCGCGTGGACCGCATGCGCATGGAGGAGTCCTACCTGGCTGACTCGCTGTCCTCCGAGCGCGGGGGCGACTCGGACCCCGCCGCCGTGGACCGGTTGGAGCGGCTGCGCGCCGAACTGGCCGACGCCTCCGAGCGTCTGGCCTCCCTCAATGCCCGCTGGGAGGCGGAAAAGGCGGGGCACAACAAGGTCGGCGAGCTGCGCGCCCAGTTGGACGAACTGCGCACCAAGGCGGACCTGGCTGAGCGCGAGGGCCGCTTCGAGGAGGCCGGGCGCCTGCGCTACGGGGAGATGCCCGCCCTGGAGAAGCAGATCCGCGACGCCGAGGCGGCCGACACCACCGTCGTCGGCCCGGACGGGATCGAGCGGGAAGGCGCCGCCCCCGAGCCAATGATCGCCGAAAAGGTCGGCCCCACCGAAATCGCCGAAGTCATCTCCGCCTGGACCGGCATCCCCGTCGGCAAACTCATGCAGGGCGAGCAGGCCAAGCTGCTGCGCATGGAGGAGGTTATTGGCGAGCGGCTGATCGGTCAGAGGGCCGCCGTGACCGCCGTCGCCGACGCCGTGCGCCGTTCCCGCGCCGGCGTGTCCGACCCCGACCGGCCCACCGGCTCCTTCCTGTTCCTCGGACCCACGGGCGTGGGAAAAACCGAGCTGGCCAAGGCGCTGGCGGACTTCCTTTTCGACGACGAACGCGCCATCGTGCGCATCGACATGTCCGAGTACTCCGAGAAGCACTCGGTGGCCCGGCTGGTCGGCGCCCCTCCGGGGTACGTCGGCTACGAGGAGGGCGGCCAGCTCACCGAGGCCGTGCGGCGCCGTCCCTACTCGGTGGTGCTGCTGGATGAGGTGGAGAAGGCCCACCCGGAGGTCTTCGACATCCTGCTGCAGGTGCTCGACGACGGCCGCCTGACCGACGGCCAGGGCCGCACCGTCGACTTCCGCAACACCATCCTCGTGCTCACCTCCAACCTGGGCAGCCAGTTCCTGATCGACCCGCTGCTGTCCCCGGATGAGAAGCGTGAATCGGTGATGACGGCGGTGCGCGGCGCCTTCAAGCCGGAGTTCCTCAACCGCCTGGACGACACACTGATCTTCGACGCGCTCACCAAGGAGGAGCTCGGCAAGATCGTCGACATCCAGCTGGCCCGCATGTCCGAGCGGCTGGCGAACCGTCGGCTCACGCTCACGGTCACCGACGCCGCCCGGGAGTGGCTCGCGGACGAGGGCTACGACCCCTCCTTCGGCGCCCGGCCGCTGCGCCGCCTGGTGCAGCGCGAGATCGGTGACCGACTGGCCAAGATGCTGCTGGCCGGCGAGGTACTCGACGGTCAGGAGGTCGTCGTCGACGTCAGCCCCGAGGGTGTGCTCGCCGGCCTGGCGCTGAGCGCTCGTGGGGAGGCTTGGGCGCCGTCGGCCGCCACGCCGATGGGCTGA
- a CDS encoding Rv0909 family putative TA system antitoxin, with protein sequence MGLDDLKKKAEGVVSSEKAEAVSDKVLDTAAAAAKKVTGGKFDSKIDSARDAADKAIGNE encoded by the coding sequence ATGGGACTGGATGACCTGAAGAAGAAGGCCGAGGGCGTCGTCAGCTCCGAGAAGGCCGAGGCGGTCTCCGACAAGGTCCTCGACACTGCAGCTGCGGCCGCCAAGAAGGTGACCGGCGGGAAATTCGACTCCAAGATCGACTCCGCTCGCGACGCCGCCGACAAGGCCATCGGCAACGAATGA
- a CDS encoding prolyl oligopeptidase family serine peptidase, with protein sequence MTTTPASPPSELAPVPDWLDEIEGERALSWVAQRNAATRTAYDDSPGFAELRADIEAILDAPDRIPRVGEAVSVLYNFWTDAAHPRGVWRRTTWDSYRVGAPDSTAAGNTDWEVLLDLDALGAAEDTTWVWHGASVLRTGPLAGRRALVTLSDGGADTDVTREFDLDTRRFVPAGSHAAAGFARQPSKGFLAWGDEAGQTALLADDFGTGSLSPAGYPRQVRRLRRGQSPQEAEVLLTAAADDNGAWAYHDPWGRTWLLTHPDFYTEELWLLPDGATTFTADAGARQLAQAGTAVAPGALHVEVPASAAVTPAWDLLLIELREDWQLDTGRVYPAGSLLTAPIDAFLEGSRNLTVLFTPTPSTSLSEFTITANHLVLTLLDDCVNALEVLTPAAPDGTGPWSRHRPELGPLAGQEAPAAPSISADPTLLRPGRALIDVSAGAVDPYRSDRLWLTVSSFTRPTTLTVGELNADGELHDVEVLREAPPRFDASGVAVSQHVAISDDGTRVPYFQIGRPGNDQDGERQPAPTLLYGYGGFEVSLGISYPPITGRAWLERGGTYVVANIRGGGEYGPAWHRAGLQQHRHRVYEDFAAVARSLVERGVTTPQRLAVHGGSNGGLLVGVMLTRYPQLVGAVVCEVPLLDMRRYHRLLAGASWKAEYGDPDEAEQWEFIREFSPFHLLQPGLTYPPVLLVTSTRDDRVHPAHARTMAYRMLELGQDVTYFENSEGGHGRASTNAQRAYMYALEHEFAWRALTRPPTNR encoded by the coding sequence GTGACTACAACGCCCGCCTCCCCTCCGTCCGAACTCGCGCCCGTCCCCGACTGGCTCGATGAGATTGAGGGGGAGCGGGCGCTTTCATGGGTGGCGCAACGCAATGCCGCCACCCGTACCGCCTACGACGACTCCCCCGGTTTCGCTGAACTACGCGCGGATATCGAGGCGATCCTGGACGCTCCCGACCGCATCCCCCGGGTCGGAGAGGCAGTAAGCGTCCTGTACAACTTCTGGACCGACGCCGCCCACCCGCGGGGAGTGTGGCGGCGTACCACCTGGGATTCCTACCGGGTCGGCGCCCCGGACTCCACGGCCGCCGGCAACACCGACTGGGAGGTGCTGCTGGACCTTGATGCGCTCGGCGCGGCCGAGGACACCACCTGGGTATGGCACGGCGCCTCCGTTCTTCGCACCGGGCCCCTGGCCGGCCGCCGCGCCCTGGTAACCCTGTCCGACGGCGGCGCCGACACCGACGTCACCCGCGAATTCGATCTAGACACGCGCCGCTTCGTCCCCGCCGGTTCACACGCCGCGGCCGGCTTTGCCCGCCAGCCCTCCAAGGGCTTCCTGGCCTGGGGCGACGAGGCCGGCCAGACGGCGCTGCTGGCCGATGATTTCGGCACCGGTTCCCTGTCGCCAGCCGGCTACCCGCGGCAGGTACGCCGCCTGCGCCGCGGCCAGAGCCCGCAGGAGGCGGAGGTGCTGCTCACCGCGGCGGCCGACGACAATGGTGCCTGGGCCTACCACGACCCGTGGGGACGCACCTGGCTGCTGACGCACCCGGACTTCTACACCGAGGAGCTGTGGCTGCTGCCCGACGGCGCCACGACCTTCACCGCTGACGCAGGCGCCCGGCAACTGGCGCAGGCGGGCACGGCAGTGGCCCCGGGAGCCCTACATGTGGAAGTGCCTGCATCTGCGGCGGTCACTCCCGCCTGGGACCTGCTATTGATCGAGCTGCGCGAGGACTGGCAGCTCGACACTGGACGCGTCTATCCGGCAGGATCGCTTTTGACCGCCCCGATCGATGCCTTCCTGGAAGGTTCCCGGAACCTGACGGTGCTGTTCACCCCCACTCCGTCGACCTCGCTCAGCGAATTCACCATCACCGCCAACCACCTGGTGCTAACACTGTTGGACGACTGCGTGAACGCCTTGGAGGTGCTGACCCCCGCCGCACCGGACGGCACCGGCCCCTGGTCACGGCATCGCCCAGAGCTGGGCCCGCTGGCCGGGCAGGAGGCCCCCGCCGCTCCATCCATCTCCGCGGACCCGACGCTGCTGCGGCCCGGACGAGCCCTGATCGACGTCTCTGCAGGCGCCGTCGACCCCTACCGCAGCGACCGGTTGTGGCTCACCGTCTCCTCTTTCACCCGGCCTACCACTCTCACGGTCGGTGAGCTGAATGCGGACGGCGAACTGCACGACGTCGAGGTGCTGCGGGAGGCGCCCCCGCGCTTCGATGCCAGCGGCGTCGCGGTCAGCCAGCACGTGGCCATCTCCGATGACGGCACCCGGGTGCCCTATTTCCAGATCGGCCGGCCTGGGAACGATCAGGACGGCGAGCGGCAACCGGCGCCAACACTGCTGTATGGCTACGGCGGATTCGAGGTGTCACTGGGCATCAGCTACCCGCCCATCACCGGGCGGGCCTGGCTGGAGCGGGGCGGCACCTACGTGGTGGCCAACATACGGGGAGGCGGTGAGTACGGGCCCGCCTGGCACCGGGCGGGATTGCAGCAGCACCGGCATCGGGTCTATGAGGACTTCGCGGCCGTGGCTCGATCGCTGGTGGAACGGGGCGTTACCACCCCGCAGCGCCTGGCGGTGCACGGCGGCTCGAACGGCGGGCTGCTGGTGGGGGTCATGCTCACCCGCTACCCACAGTTGGTGGGAGCGGTGGTATGCGAGGTGCCGCTGCTGGACATGCGGCGCTACCATCGCCTGCTGGCGGGCGCCTCCTGGAAAGCCGAGTACGGCGATCCGGACGAGGCGGAGCAGTGGGAGTTTATTCGCGAATTCTCTCCCTTCCACCTGCTTCAACCCGGGCTGACCTACCCGCCGGTGCTGCTGGTGACCTCCACCCGGGATGACCGAGTGCACCCGGCCCATGCACGCACGATGGCCTACCGCATGCTGGAACTGGGGCAGGACGTCACCTACTTCGAGAACAGCGAGGGCGGTCACGGCCGGGCATCCACCAATGCCCAGAGGGCCTACATGTACGCCCTGGAGCACGAGTTCGCCTGGCGGGCGCTGACCAGACCACCGACGAATCGCTGA